In a single window of the Nicotiana tomentosiformis chromosome 10, ASM39032v3, whole genome shotgun sequence genome:
- the LOC138900272 gene encoding uncharacterized protein, whose protein sequence is MAQPASSTTGSSMSVHPSRCESQSSAGRGRGRGRGSSSCVNQNRIYALMGRLDWESSPDVVTSILTICSHDAYALIDPGSTLSYITPFVAGKFGIVPDILSDHFAVSTPIGESIIARRVYRGCTVTVCSRQTSADLVELEMMDFDAIIGMDWLAACYATVYCRAKAARFHFPGEAVLEWVGNTATPKEDEHVDHLRVILETLCDRKLYAKFSKCEFWLKSVAFLGNIVSDEGIKVDAQKIEDVKSWPRPTTPTEFIAKWKENKRNKYNERQLGSKRLKGREKKVEPLMIQQVILTFKTPLL, encoded by the exons atggcacaaccagcaagttcaacgacaggatcatctatgtctgtgcatccttctAGATGCGAGTCTcaatcttcggctggtagaggtcgaggaagaggtagaggttccagttcatgtgttaatcagaaccgtatctatgctttaatGGGTCGACTGGACtgggagtcttcaccagacgttgtgacaagtatattgaccatttgctctcacgatgcttatgccttgatagacccaggatctactttatcatatattaccccatttgtcgcggggaagtttggtatagtgcctgataTACTAAGTGATcattttgcggtatctacaccgatcGGAGAAtcaattattgctagacgggtttaccgaggttgtacggtgacagtttgtagtcgtcagacctcagccgacctagttgagctagagatgatggattttgatgctatcataggcatggactggttggcagcttgctatgccacagtttaTTGTCGAGCAAAGGCagctagatttcattttccgggtgaggcggtccttgaatgggtaggtaatacagcgacacccaaag aggatgagcatgtggaccactTGCGAGTGATTCTCGAAACCctctgtgatcgtaagttgtatgctaagttttctaaatgtgagttctggttgaagtctgtagcattcttggggaatattgtatccgatgaaggtataaaggtagacgcTCAGAAGATTGAGgacgtgaaatcttggcctagacctaccactccgacagag TTCATTGCTAAGTGGAAGGAGAATAAAAGGAATAAGTATAATGAAAGACAATTG GGATCTAAAAGGCTAAAAGGTAGGGAAAAGAAAGTCGAGCCTCTAATGATCCAacaggtcattttgacttttaaaacCCCGTTACTCTAA